From a single Miscanthus floridulus cultivar M001 chromosome 8, ASM1932011v1, whole genome shotgun sequence genomic region:
- the LOC136470390 gene encoding uncharacterized mitochondrial protein AtMg00810-like, translating to MWLQLLMSKDEVATAIKKFKTRVEAESGKKLHTLRTNHGGGHTEDINSFKHEIAACFRMSDLGALSYYLGIEVRQGKEELMLGQSMYASKLLEWSGMAECKPCMTSMEEWLKLTKASTTAKVDVTLYRSIISGLRYLVHMRPDITFVMGYVSCFMEDPKEDHWVTVKQLLRYIKGTVDQGIIFPKTGGSRLQLIVFSDADMAWDIDGRRSTSGMLVFLGSAPISWLSLK from the exons atgtggctgcaactcctgatgagcaaggacgaagtggcaacggcgatcaagaagttcaagacgcgcgtggaggccgagagcggcaagaagcttcaCACGCTGAGGACTAATCATGGAG GCGGGcacacggaggacatcaacagcttcaagcatgagatagcggcttgttttcgaatgagcgatcttggcgcactctcctactacctcggcatcgaggtgagacaagggaaggaggaactcatgctcggtcagagcatGTATGCCTCGAAGTTGTTGGagtggagcggcatggctgagtgcaagccatgcatgacttcgatggaggagtggctgaagctgacaaaggccAGCACGACGGCGAAGGTGGATGTGACACTCTATCGGAGCATCATCAGCGgtttgcgctacctagtccacatgaggccagACATTACGTTCGTCATGGGCTACGTCAgttgcttcatggaggatcccaagGAGGATCACTGGGTTACGGTGAAGCAGCTATTGCGCTATATCAAAgggacggtggatcaagggatcatcttccccaagaccggtgggagtaggctgcagctcattgtgttcagcgatgcagacatggcgtgGGATATCGACGGGCGACGAagcacctctggcatgctcgtcttcctcggatcagctccaatttcatggctatCACTGAAATAG